In Candidatus Atribacteria bacterium, the genomic window TAATTAGAAAATTTCAAGAACACGATAAAAGAATTAAGTATATTAAACACGAAAAAAATAAAGGCGGCTCAGCAGCAAGAAATACAGGAATTAAACTTGCCATAGGGGAATATATAGCCTTTTTAGACTCAGACGATGAATGGTTATCTAATAAGTTAGAAAAACAAGTTATGCATTTAAAAGATAATTATTTAAATGCTTTTATATCATATACGGGATATTTCAGAATAAATGATAAAGGAGATAGTAGTATTTTTAAACCAGATAAACGTGGAAATATTTACAATAATCAACTTTGGGAGGATCACGTTAGTCCAACATCTGCTGTTATGGTCAAGAACATTTGTTTTAAAAAAGTTGGACTATTTGACGAATCCCTTCCTGCACGTCAAGATTATGATATGTGGCTTAGACTTTCTAAGCATTATACTTTTGATTATATTATTGAGCCTTTAGTTATAATTTATGACACAAATAAAGGCGCTATTTCAAATAATATTATTGCTCGAAAAAAAGGAGAGAACATAATTAGATTAAAAATAATTAAGCAAACAAAAAATATTTCAATTATTAAACAACGAAGGATTCTTGCTAATCATTATTATCAAGCAGGACGTTATTTCTGTGGAAAATTTGGTACAAGATTTGGTAAAGAAGAATTTTTTAAGGCCATGCAGCTTTGGCCTTTTAAAATAAAGCATTGGTTATATTTTATTGCTTCTCTTTTAGGAGATAAAATTTATCGATATTTAGTGACAGTTAAAAAACATATAAGAAAGTACTCAATATGAAATGTTAAAAATAGTATATTCATTAACTTATATTTTAATAATAGGATTGCCTCTGCAAGGATTAATTTTACATTTAGTGCCTGAGCTTAAATTTTGGAAAGAAACTGTTTTATTTCTTTTAATATATATCACTATTATATTTGCTTTAGTTATTGTTCAAAAAAGAAATTATAAAATAATTATTTCTAGAAAAAATATTGATATATTATTAGTATTATACATAATTTATATTGGGATACGAGCTTTATTAAGTGAAGATATTTTAATAGGGTTAATTGGTTTTGGTACATATGCAGCTTATATAATTCTATATTTTTTGATTATTATTTCATTTAACTCAAAAAATATATTTAGACTAGTCGATTGCGTTATTATATCAGCTGGTATTGTTGCTATTTTTGGATTAGTCCAAGCATTTTTTAGTCCAACAGTTTTTGGTATATTGGATGAACCCATAAAACAAAGTATTGGTGGGATAAATATAAGTCGTTTGACTTCTACTTTTGGAACATCTTTAGACTTTGGTGCATATATTGCATTTGTTACTCCATTGGTGCTTGCTCGATTACTAGCAGTAAAAGGTCCGGGCAAGCGTATCATTTTAGTAGTTATTTTAGTAGTATTTATCATAAATATAGCTTTAACATTTACTAGAACTGCTTGGATTCAGTTAATAGTATCTTTTTTATTTATACTATGGATGATTTTTTTGAAACAGCGGTTTCGAAAATATATTTGGGTCGCTGGATTTGTCATTCTTACCGTTGTAGTTGTAGTTAGTCTTTTTATTTCTAGTGATTTTGGCTTTCAGTTACTACCTACAAGATTTAATTCTATATTTGATTGGCAACACGATTTATCTAATGTAGAAAGGCTAGAACGATGGGAAAATTCTTTAAAATTATTGAACGGAAACTCTTTTTTATTTGGTATTGGACCTGGAACGACTATGAATAGAGCAAATTTTTATTATAAAACAAGAGTAATTTACCCAGAAAGTTATATTTTACAATTACTAATTGAACTTGGAATCTTTGCACTTATAGTATTTTTAATGAGCTTTATCTATTTCGCTAAGCAAGGAGTGAAACTATATAAAGATATAGCCATTAGCGAAAAAAATAGGTTTACTTCTTTAGCAATAACAGCAGCGATCTTTGGCTTAGGTATTAATTTTATTGTTTCACTAAGTTTTAATGATTGGAGTATTTTATCAGTATTTTGGTTATGCTGTGCTTATTTATCTATTCAGCAGAAATACTTGTATCACCAAAAGAGTTCCGTAGAAAAGAAATAAAGGCAAAAAGATGAGAATAGCAATAGATCTAATTACAATAACGGGGAAAAATGCAGGACTTCAATCCTATGCTAAACAATTGGTTGAAGGTATTGCAAAGGTTGATAAAAAAAATGAATATATATTATTAATAAATTCTAGGGCAAAAAAATTATTTACAATTAATCAACCTAACTTTAAGAATATTTTTATTCATACTCCGAAAAGATTTATTGGTATTTGGGAACAAATATATTTTCCATTTATTCAATTTTTAAAAGAAGTTGATCTTTTACATAGCCCTGTTTCTGCAGTTCCTATTGTAGCACCATGCAAAACAGTTTTAACTATCCATGATTTAACATTTAAAATATACCCTAAGACGATGCAATGGTGGGATCGTTTTTATTGGAATTTTTTTATAACTCAGGGGGTAAAGCGAGTTGAAAGAATTATAACAGATTCTATTAGTACTAAAAAAGATTTAATTAAATATTATAATATTCAAAAAAATAAAGTTTCGGTTATACCCTTATGTTGTTCTTCACAATATTATATGTCTTCGAATGAATTTTTTTTAAATGAAATTAAGCAAAAATATAATATTAATAAACCATATATTCTCTTTGTAGGTACTTTAGAACCAAGAAAAAATATTAGTATATTATTAAAAGCTTTCAATATAGCAAAACAAAAAGGAAAACTTAAACATTCTTTAGTAATAGTAGGGAGAAAAGGTTGGTTATTTGATGATATTTTTCAAATAGTAAAGAATTTGAGAATGGAAAATGATGTAATATTTACTGGATTCGTACCTGACGAAGATTTACCAAGTCTTTATCATGGATCAGATCTTTTTGTTTATCCTTCAATATATGAAGGATTTGGTTTGCCACCTTTAGAGGCAATGGCTTGCGGGACTCCCGTTATTGCTTCCAATAGCTCTTCACTCCCTGAAGTTGTAGGAGATGCAGGAATTCTTATTGATCCAAAGGATGTTAATGCGTTTGCTTCCGTAATAGTTAGAGTATTAAATAAAGAAGAGCTTAAAATCGAATTTGCGAAAAAAGGTAAACTTTGGGCACAACGATTTACTACAGAAAAAATGGCATATCAGACTATAAAGGTATATAAAAAAATAATTGAAGCAGGATAGATTGAATACCTCATTGAAACGAAAAATAGATATGAATGTTCAATAATGTTCAGTTTAAAGTTAAAAAAATATGATCGATTTGGGAGTTCATATTTCATAATAAAGGAGCACTATTTAGCTAGAATGAAAATATTACAAATTACATCAAGACTACCATACCCACCTATCGATGGAGGTAGCATTGAAATATACAATAATATTAAATATTTAGCTTTAAGAGGACATGATATAACTTTAATATCTCTCGTAAATAAAAGAAAAAAAGTGTCTGAATTAAAAAAGTATTGTGAATTAATAACAATTAAAAAAAATACGGGAAATCACTTTTTAGGATATTTTCTTAATATATTTATTGATACTCCTTATACTATTTCAAAATATCATTCTAACAAGGTTAAGAAGGAAATACGAGAACTATTAAAGAAAGATAATTTCGATATTATTATTCTAAATCAATTACATACTGCTTATTATGGAAATTTTATAAAAAAAGAATATAATTTACCAATTGTGTTAAGAGAACAAAATACAGAAAATATAATTATGAAGAGATTCTATAAAAATCAGAATAATATTTTTATTAAATTTTATGCCTATTTACAATATAAAAAACTTTATAAATACGAAAGTAAAATTTGTGAAATATTTGATCGTTGTTTTATGATAACTAAGATTGACGAAAAGACAATAAAAGATATGAATTCTAATGTAAAGACAAATGTGGTTCCAGCAGGAGTTGATATTTCATATTTTTATCCACTCAAATTTAAAGAAGAAGAATTTTCTTTAGTTTCCGTTGCTTCCATGAATTGGTTACCTAATGTAGAGGCTATAGAATGGTTTTGTAAGGAGGTCCAACCTTTAATAAAAAAGGAAATTCAGAAAGTTAAATTATATATTGTCGGAATAAATCCACCAAATAATATTAAAAGTCTTGCTAATAATAATGTGATAGTAACTGGATTTGTAGAAGATGTTAGAAAATATTTAGCAAAAGGACAAGTTTTTATTGTTCCTTTAAAAACTGGTAGCGGAATGCGTATAAAAATATTAAATGCTTTAGCAATGGGAAAAGCAATTGTTTCTACATCTATTGGCTGTGAAGGAATTGACGTTGTTGATGGAAAAAATATTTATATTGCAGATAACAAAGAAGAATTCGCTGAAAAAGTTGTTTTTTTACTGAATAATAAAGATGAGAGAGATAGAATAGGGAAAGAAGGACTGAAATTAGTTAAAGAAAAATATCAGTGGGAAAAGATAGCAGAAGATATCGAGACTGAGTTTAAAAAAATAATAAATGAAAATAATATTTTGAGGAGTAGAAAAAATAAGTTATTATAAAAAGTGGTAAATTTTATTTGGTAAACATAAAAAACAGTTAAAAGAAATGATAGAAATATTAATTTAAATGCATTTAGATAGATTAGGAGACAAATAATGATAAAAAAAATATTAATGGTTTCTTATCGTTTTCCATATCCACTAATAGATGGCTCACGAATTAGAATTTATAATATTGGGAAAATCCTTGCAGAAAAATATCAGGTTGATTTATTAGCCATTAATGAAGGTAATATTGCTAATGAGGATATTAAGGAAATGGGAAAAATTTTAAATAAAGTTATTCCATTTCCTTTCAATCCGATATGGTTTAAGATAAATACTTTAAAAGGCTTATTTTCTAAAGATTCCCTGCAAATATATTACCATTATTTCAATAAAGTACAAAAGTGGATAGATCAACATTATAGGGAGTATGATTTAATATTTTGTGTGCATATTAGAGTGACTAAATATTTAAGAAAGGCTAATAGTATACCGAAAGTCATAGATTTTATTGATGCAACTTCTATAAATTACCAAGAAGCTCAAAAAAATTCAAAAGGATTGTGGCGGCTTATTTATCCTATAGAAAACAAGAGAGCACTATCATATGAAATTAAAATGTTAAAAGAGTTTGATAAGGTATTTATTACTTCTCCTTTTGATAGAAACCATTTACTTAGTAATGCTAATATACCTGATAACAAACTAATTGTAATTCCTAATGGAGTCAGAGAGGAATTATTGTTTAGGGAAAATAGATTTAAAGAAGAAAATTGGATTGTATTTTTGGGGAAAATGAATACAGCCCCCAATATAGATGCAGTAATATTTTTTGCTAATAAAATATTTCCTTTAATAATAAAAAATAGGAATGATATAAAATTTATTATAGTCGGTTCAAGTCCATCAAAGGAAGTATTAAAATTAAGTAAAAGAAATAATATAGAAGTAACAGGATTTGTTGAGGATCCTTATGAATATTTAGAAAAAGCGAAAATAATTATTGCTCCACTTAGGTTTAGCGCGGGAATACAAAACAAGATATTAGAACCAATGGCATTGAGGAAAGTTGTGGTAACTACTTCTAAAGGTGTAAGAGGAATTTCTGGAGAAGATAAAAAACATTTTATAGTAGCAGATGGTAAACAAGAGATAGCGAAAAAGATTTTAGACTTAATAAGTAATGAACCGAAAAGAAAAGAAATAGGAAATAATGCTCGAGAACTTATAAAACAAAAATACAGATGGGATATTATTAGTAAGGATCTGTATAAAGAAATTGATAATGTTTTAGAAATAAATTATAAAAAATAAGATATTATTTATAAAATATCGATGAAATTCAAAGACATTTATTTAATTAAAAATTATTAAAGAGAGGGAAGAAATAATGTTTCAAAAAAGAGCGTTAATAACTGGTATTACTGGCCAGGATGGTTCTTATTTGGCGGAATTTTTGTTAAATAAAGGGTATGAAGTTTTTGGTTTAGTTCGCAGAACCAGTATTTTAAATTTTGAAAGAATAAAGCATGTTCAGGATAATATCAAATTGATATCTGGTGATTTGTTAGACCAAAATTCTTTAATGAATGCAATTAAGGAATCTAATCCGGAGGAAATTTATAATTTAGCTTCTCAATCTTTTGTGCCAGCTTCATGGAAGCAACCTGTATTTACTGGTGAAGCAACGGCTTTGGGGGTAGCGAGGATGTTAGAAGCTATTAGGTCAGTTGATCCAAAGATAAAATTTTATCAAGCCTCGAGCAGTGAAATGTTTGGGAAATTAAGAGAGGTTCCTCAAACTGAAAAAACCCAATTTTATCCTAGAAGTCCATATGGTGTGGCAAAATTATATGGGCATTGGATCACAATTAATTATAGAGAAAGCTATAATATGTTTTGCTGTAGTGGGATCCTATTTAATCATGAATCTCCAAGAAGGGGGTTAGAGTTTGTCACTAGAAAAGTTACTAATACCGTAGCTAAAATTAAGTTGGGTTTGACAAATGAATTAAGATTAGGCAATTTAGATGCAAAAAGAGATTGGGGATTTGCGGGAGATTATGTAAGGGCAATGTGGCTTATGCTTCAACAAGATGTGCCAGAAGATTATGTAATTGCTAGTGGTATGACTCATTCGGTGAAAGATTTAGTCCAAATTGCGTTCGATTATGTTAATTTAAATTGGGAAA contains:
- a CDS encoding glycosyltransferase family 2 protein, with product TYNRAHLIGRAIQSILNQTYQDFELIIVNDGSTDKTEDIIRKFQEHDKRIKYIKHEKNKGGSAARNTGIKLAIGEYIAFLDSDDEWLSNKLEKQVMHLKDNYLNAFISYTGYFRINDKGDSSIFKPDKRGNIYNNQLWEDHVSPTSAVMVKNICFKKVGLFDESLPARQDYDMWLRLSKHYTFDYIIEPLVIIYDTNKGAISNNIIARKKGENIIRLKIIKQTKNISIIKQRRILANHYYQAGRYFCGKFGTRFGKEEFFKAMQLWPFKIKHWLYFIASLLGDKIYRYLVTVKKHIRKYSI
- a CDS encoding glycosyltransferase family 1 protein, with protein sequence MRIAIDLITITGKNAGLQSYAKQLVEGIAKVDKKNEYILLINSRAKKLFTINQPNFKNIFIHTPKRFIGIWEQIYFPFIQFLKEVDLLHSPVSAVPIVAPCKTVLTIHDLTFKIYPKTMQWWDRFYWNFFITQGVKRVERIITDSISTKKDLIKYYNIQKNKVSVIPLCCSSQYYMSSNEFFLNEIKQKYNINKPYILFVGTLEPRKNISILLKAFNIAKQKGKLKHSLVIVGRKGWLFDDIFQIVKNLRMENDVIFTGFVPDEDLPSLYHGSDLFVYPSIYEGFGLPPLEAMACGTPVIASNSSSLPEVVGDAGILIDPKDVNAFASVIVRVLNKEELKIEFAKKGKLWAQRFTTEKMAYQTIKVYKKIIEAG
- a CDS encoding glycosyltransferase is translated as MFSLKLKKYDRFGSSYFIIKEHYLARMKILQITSRLPYPPIDGGSIEIYNNIKYLALRGHDITLISLVNKRKKVSELKKYCELITIKKNTGNHFLGYFLNIFIDTPYTISKYHSNKVKKEIRELLKKDNFDIIILNQLHTAYYGNFIKKEYNLPIVLREQNTENIIMKRFYKNQNNIFIKFYAYLQYKKLYKYESKICEIFDRCFMITKIDEKTIKDMNSNVKTNVVPAGVDISYFYPLKFKEEEFSLVSVASMNWLPNVEAIEWFCKEVQPLIKKEIQKVKLYIVGINPPNNIKSLANNNVIVTGFVEDVRKYLAKGQVFIVPLKTGSGMRIKILNALAMGKAIVSTSIGCEGIDVVDGKNIYIADNKEEFAEKVVFLLNNKDERDRIGKEGLKLVKEKYQWEKIAEDIETEFKKIINENNILRSRKNKLL
- a CDS encoding glycosyltransferase produces the protein MIKKILMVSYRFPYPLIDGSRIRIYNIGKILAEKYQVDLLAINEGNIANEDIKEMGKILNKVIPFPFNPIWFKINTLKGLFSKDSLQIYYHYFNKVQKWIDQHYREYDLIFCVHIRVTKYLRKANSIPKVIDFIDATSINYQEAQKNSKGLWRLIYPIENKRALSYEIKMLKEFDKVFITSPFDRNHLLSNANIPDNKLIVIPNGVREELLFRENRFKEENWIVFLGKMNTAPNIDAVIFFANKIFPLIIKNRNDIKFIIVGSSPSKEVLKLSKRNNIEVTGFVEDPYEYLEKAKIIIAPLRFSAGIQNKILEPMALRKVVVTTSKGVRGISGEDKKHFIVADGKQEIAKKILDLISNEPKRKEIGNNARELIKQKYRWDIISKDLYKEIDNVLEINYKK
- the gmd gene encoding GDP-mannose 4,6-dehydratase, with the protein product MFQKRALITGITGQDGSYLAEFLLNKGYEVFGLVRRTSILNFERIKHVQDNIKLISGDLLDQNSLMNAIKESNPEEIYNLASQSFVPASWKQPVFTGEATALGVARMLEAIRSVDPKIKFYQASSSEMFGKLREVPQTEKTQFYPRSPYGVAKLYGHWITINYRESYNMFCCSGILFNHESPRRGLEFVTRKVTNTVAKIKLGLTNELRLGNLDAKRDWGFAGDYVRAMWLMLQQDVPEDYVIASGMTHSVKDLVQIAFDYVNLNWENYVVVDPKFVRPAEVDLLLGDSIKAREKLKWKPEVKFEDLIKMMIDADLENVKNNIYLSDIQTQKT